The proteins below come from a single Thunnus thynnus chromosome 10, fThuThy2.1, whole genome shotgun sequence genomic window:
- the lysmd1 gene encoding lysM and putative peptidoglycan-binding domain-containing protein 1 codes for MSGERAPLPAGRNGLLRGGRTRSYGSLVRSPLSPVRQRQIEHKIQPGDTLQGLSLKYGVSMEQIKRANRLYTNDSIFLKKSLSIPVLSDLDDCSNGVDLAEEDSEEGAGGASGQNGHTARSSQMKQDDGKERASDLTPVDFLKRLDGLINQSKQAAVKGCREAEKRVADLEAACTSRTSDWRPLTRSQSVITSSRMQQQAAHGAVPLTITKFTKKLRDREDEIFEL; via the exons ATGTCCGGGGAGCGGGCTCCTTTACCGGCCGGTAGGAACGGCCTGCTCCGCGGGGGCCGGACGAGGTCTTACGGCAGTTTGGTCCGGTCTCCGCTCTCTCCGGTTCGCCAGAGACAAAttgaacacaaaatacagcCAGGAGACACACTTCAAGGCCTGTCCCTGAAATATGGAGTGTCT ATGGAGCAAATTAAAAGAGCAAACAGACTGTACACCAATGACTCGATATTCCTGAAGAAGTCCTTGTCCATTCCTGTGCTGTCAGACTTAGACGACTGCAGTAACGGTGTAGATTTGGCAGAAGAGGACTCAGAAGAGGGTGCTGGCGGTGCTTCTGGTCAAAATGGGCACACGGCAAGGTCTTCTCAGATGAAGCAAGACGATGGAAAAGAAAGGGCGTCAGACCTTACTCCAGTAGATTTTTTGAAAAGGTTGGATGGTTTGATAAACCAGTCCAAGCAGGCTGCTGTTAAAGGATGCCGGGAAGCAGAGAAAAG GGTTGCCGATCTAGAAGCGGCTTGCACCAGCAGGACATCAGACTGGCGGCCGCTCACAAGGTCGCAGAGTGTCATTACATCTTCCAGgatgcagcagcaggcagcacaTGGGGCAGTACCCCTCACTATCACCAAATTCACCAAgaaactgagagacagagaagatgaGATCTTCGAGCTGTGA
- the scnm1 gene encoding sodium channel modifier 1 isoform X1 yields the protein MSFKREGDDKSQLNILKKRRVADLLSNFIPEDEATLMKNGRYTCLVCSYRPVFDTVDMLTVHRNGKRHLEGLKSFYGKKARLKNEITKRKQENFVQAEDRKEEPSTSAPLLEQTRKLTHHALLKTVPYNSCHRKTSTKPEKGPASIGSDPNGGACGKTPSAQEKACRTTEVSNNLSPSSSSSCTAESYPSKHTEGSQPAATQEAEPITPQRRRELEHYLKLKSDGWLQDRSGQWVKDENVEFDSDEEEPPSLAPSPASH from the exons ATGTCTTTTAAAAGGGAAGGTGATGACAAGAGTCAGTTAAACATCCTGAAG AAACGTCGGGTTGCCGATCTTCTGTCTAACTTTATTCCAGAAGATGAAGCAACACTTATGAAAAATGGAAG ATACACTTGTCTTGTGTGCTCCTACCGGCCGGTGTTTGATACCGTTGACATGCTGACAGTCCACCGGAACGGGAAAAGGCATCTAGAAG GATTAAAGTCATTCTATGGCAAGAAAGCACGGCTGAAGAATGAAATAACaaaaaggaaacaggaaaacTTTGTCCAAGCTGAAGACAGGAAAGAG GAGCCCTCCACTTCAGCCCCTTTACTGGAACAAACACGGAAGCTCACCCATCATGCTTTACTGAAGACTGTACCATATAACAGCTGCCATAGAAAAACCAG TACAAAACCTGAAAAAGGACCAGCGAGCATCGGCTCAGATCCCAATGGGGGCGCTTGCGGCAAAACACCATCTGCACAAGAAAAAGCATGTCGGACAACTGAAGTTTCAAACAACTTATCACCAAGCAGTTCTAGTAGCTGCACAGCAG AGTCGTATccatcaaaacacacagaaggATCTCAGCCTGCAGCGACACAGGAGGCAGAGCCTATAACACCCCAGAGGAGAAGAGAGCTGGAGCATTACCTCAAATTGAAAAG TGACGGGTGGCTGCAAGACCGGAGCGGCCAGTGGGTTAAAGATGAGAATGTGGAGTTTGATTCAGATGAGGAGGAGCCTCCTTCGCTCGCCCCTTCACCTGCAAGTCACTGA
- the scnm1 gene encoding sodium channel modifier 1 isoform X2 encodes MSFKREGDDKSQLNILKKRRVADLLSNFIPEDEATLMKNGRYTCLVCSYRPVFDTVDMLTVHRNGKRHLEGLKSFYGKKARLKNEITKRKQENFVQAEDRKEEPSTSAPLLEQTRKLTHHALLKTVPYNSCHRKTSTKPEKGPASIGSDPNGGACGKTPSAQEKACRTTEVSNNLSPSSSSSCTAEGSQPAATQEAEPITPQRRRELEHYLKLKSDGWLQDRSGQWVKDENVEFDSDEEEPPSLAPSPASH; translated from the exons ATGTCTTTTAAAAGGGAAGGTGATGACAAGAGTCAGTTAAACATCCTGAAG AAACGTCGGGTTGCCGATCTTCTGTCTAACTTTATTCCAGAAGATGAAGCAACACTTATGAAAAATGGAAG ATACACTTGTCTTGTGTGCTCCTACCGGCCGGTGTTTGATACCGTTGACATGCTGACAGTCCACCGGAACGGGAAAAGGCATCTAGAAG GATTAAAGTCATTCTATGGCAAGAAAGCACGGCTGAAGAATGAAATAACaaaaaggaaacaggaaaacTTTGTCCAAGCTGAAGACAGGAAAGAG GAGCCCTCCACTTCAGCCCCTTTACTGGAACAAACACGGAAGCTCACCCATCATGCTTTACTGAAGACTGTACCATATAACAGCTGCCATAGAAAAACCAG TACAAAACCTGAAAAAGGACCAGCGAGCATCGGCTCAGATCCCAATGGGGGCGCTTGCGGCAAAACACCATCTGCACAAGAAAAAGCATGTCGGACAACTGAAGTTTCAAACAACTTATCACCAAGCAGTTCTAGTAGCTGCACAGCAG aaggATCTCAGCCTGCAGCGACACAGGAGGCAGAGCCTATAACACCCCAGAGGAGAAGAGAGCTGGAGCATTACCTCAAATTGAAAAG TGACGGGTGGCTGCAAGACCGGAGCGGCCAGTGGGTTAAAGATGAGAATGTGGAGTTTGATTCAGATGAGGAGGAGCCTCCTTCGCTCGCCCCTTCACCTGCAAGTCACTGA
- the tnfaip8l2b gene encoding tumor necrosis factor, alpha-induced protein 8-like protein 2 B — MDAFSSKDMALKAQKKILSSMATKSSVQMFIDDTSSEILDELYRVSKEYSGNKSEAQKVIKDLVKIAVKIGVLFRNNRFSTEELAVAQEFKKKLHQGAMTAISFYEVDFTFDKGVMEDLLTSCRDLLLKLVNTHLTPKSHGRINHVFNHYSNPELLTKLYEPSGAFRPNLTKICKGLNKLVEDGTI; from the exons ATGGACGCCTTCAGCTCCAAGGACATGGCCTTAAAGGCACAGAAGAAGATCCTCAGCAGCATGGCCACCAAGAGCTCGGTGCAAATGTTCATTGACGACACCTCTAGTGAGATCTTGGATGAACTCTACCGCGTCTCCAAAGAGTACTCGGGTAATAAAAGTGAGGCCCAAAAGGTGATCAAAGACCTGGTCAAGATTGCTGTGAAGATTGGCGTGCTGTTCAGAAACAACCGTTTCAGCACAGAAGAGCTGGCAGTGGCCCAAGAGTTTAAGAAGAAGCTGCACCAGGGCGCCATGACGGCCATCAGCTTCTATGAG GTGGACTTCACCTTTGACAAGGGAGTGATGGAAGACCTCTTGACCAGCTGCAGGGATCTGCTGCTGAAGTTGGTCAACACCCACCTGACCCCTAAATCCCACGGTCGCATCAACCACGTCTTCAACCATTACTCCAACCCTGAGCTCCTGACCAAACTGTATGAACCCAGCGGCGCATTCCGACCCAATCTCACCAAGATCTGCAAAGGACTCAACAAACTGGTTGAGGATGGGACAATATGA